A stretch of Rhodoferax potami DNA encodes these proteins:
- a CDS encoding PilT/PilU family type 4a pilus ATPase — MERDQATKFINDLLKLMVSRNGSDLFITAEFPPAIKVDGKVTKVSPQPLNAAHTMALARSIMNDKQIAEFERTKESNFAIAPAAIGRFRVNAFIQQGKVGMVLRVIPQVLPTIDGLGVPQVLKDIVQAKRGLCILVGATGSGKSTTLAAMVDWRNENSHGHIITIEDPVEFVHAHKNCVVTQREVGLDTDSWEAALKNTLRQAPDVILMGEIRDRETMEHAIAFSETGHLCLATLHANSANQALDRVINFFPEERRSQLLMDLSLNLRSLVSQRLIPKQDGKGRIAAVEVLINSPLISDLIFKGEVSEIKEIMKKSRQAGMQTFDQALFDLYESNAITYEDALRNADSLNDLRLQIKLNSQRGKSTDLSAGTENFAIL, encoded by the coding sequence ATGGAACGCGATCAAGCCACGAAATTTATCAACGACCTGCTCAAGCTGATGGTCAGCCGCAATGGCAGCGACTTGTTCATCACCGCAGAGTTTCCGCCCGCTATCAAGGTGGACGGCAAGGTCACCAAGGTGTCGCCGCAGCCACTGAACGCAGCGCACACCATGGCGCTGGCGCGCTCCATCATGAACGACAAGCAGATCGCCGAATTCGAGCGCACCAAGGAGAGCAATTTCGCGATTGCGCCGGCTGCCATCGGCCGATTCCGGGTGAATGCGTTTATTCAGCAAGGCAAAGTGGGCATGGTGCTGCGGGTGATTCCGCAGGTGCTGCCCACGATTGACGGGCTGGGTGTTCCGCAGGTGCTCAAAGACATCGTGCAGGCCAAGCGCGGCTTGTGCATTCTGGTGGGAGCCACGGGCTCCGGCAAGTCGACGACGCTGGCGGCCATGGTCGATTGGCGCAATGAAAACTCCCACGGCCACATCATCACCATCGAAGACCCGGTGGAGTTTGTGCACGCCCACAAAAACTGTGTGGTGACCCAGCGCGAAGTCGGGCTGGACACCGACAGCTGGGAGGCCGCCTTGAAAAACACCCTGCGCCAGGCGCCGGATGTGATCCTGATGGGCGAAATCCGCGACCGCGAAACCATGGAGCACGCGATTGCGTTTTCGGAGACCGGTCACTTGTGCCTGGCTACCTTGCACGCCAACAGCGCTAACCAGGCGCTGGACCGGGTGATCAACTTCTTCCCCGAAGAGCGGCGCAGCCAGCTGCTGATGGATCTGTCGCTGAACCTGCGCTCGCTGGTATCGCAACGCCTGATTCCCAAGCAAGATGGCAAAGGCCGCATTGCTGCGGTCGAGGTGCTGATCAATTCGCCGCTGATCTCGGACCTGATTTTCAAGGGCGAGGTCTCCGAAATCAAAGAGATCATGAAAAAGAGCCGCCAAGCCGGCATGCAAACCTTCGACCAAGCGCTGTTTGACTTGTATGAGAGCAACGCCATCACTTACGAGGATGCGCTGCGCAATGCCGACTCGCTCAACGACCTGCGCCTGCAGATCAAACTCAACAGCCAACGCGGCAAGTCGACCGACCTCTCTGCGGGCACTGAAAACTTCGCCATCCTGTGA
- a CDS encoding ABC transporter substrate-binding protein → MINRRQFSLAAGASALAGFPAVHAQSEKIIIGQSAAFSGPAAQLGIQLHAGAKLFFDQLNAQGGIGGRSVEIRKLDDAYEPARCEENTRKLLEEDVSALFAYVGTPTSAVALPLATKAKVPFIAPFTGAMALRNPFNRYAFHVRASYNDETALIVNQLRNVGLTKVAVMYQNDAYGKAGLDGVQLALAKHNLKPVAIATVERNSVDVAKAVETINAASPEAVVQISAYTSCAAYIRAARKAGYGGGFYNVSFVGTQALADELGKFGAGVVVSQVVPSPYSGGKAISREFADAVRRSNGAVQSNYSSMEGYIAAKVLAEGLRRSGGKGGADGLMTALESINNMSMGGFNVNFSKADHVASTFVEMSMLTGDGKVRV, encoded by the coding sequence ATGATCAATCGTCGCCAATTTTCTTTAGCGGCCGGGGCCAGCGCCCTGGCAGGTTTTCCGGCTGTCCACGCACAGTCCGAGAAAATCATCATCGGGCAGTCCGCCGCCTTCAGCGGCCCGGCCGCGCAGTTGGGTATCCAGCTGCACGCCGGCGCCAAACTCTTTTTCGACCAGCTCAATGCCCAAGGTGGCATCGGCGGGCGCTCGGTGGAAATTCGCAAACTCGATGACGCCTACGAGCCCGCCCGTTGCGAAGAGAACACCCGCAAGCTGCTCGAAGAGGATGTCAGCGCCTTGTTCGCCTACGTGGGCACCCCAACCAGCGCGGTCGCACTGCCACTGGCCACCAAAGCCAAGGTTCCGTTCATCGCACCCTTCACCGGTGCCATGGCCTTGCGCAACCCCTTCAACCGCTACGCATTTCACGTGCGCGCGTCGTACAACGACGAAACCGCGCTCATCGTGAACCAACTGCGCAATGTGGGCCTCACCAAAGTCGCGGTCATGTACCAAAACGACGCCTACGGCAAAGCGGGCCTCGATGGGGTGCAATTGGCCTTGGCCAAACACAACCTCAAGCCGGTCGCCATTGCAACGGTTGAGCGCAACTCGGTCGACGTGGCCAAAGCGGTCGAGACCATCAACGCAGCCAGCCCTGAGGCTGTGGTCCAGATCAGCGCTTACACCTCTTGCGCAGCCTATATCCGTGCCGCCCGCAAGGCGGGGTACGGCGGCGGGTTTTACAACGTGTCCTTCGTGGGCACCCAAGCGCTGGCCGACGAGCTGGGCAAATTCGGAGCCGGTGTGGTGGTGTCCCAGGTGGTGCCGTCGCCTTACAGCGGCGGCAAAGCCATCTCCCGGGAATTTGCCGACGCAGTGCGCCGATCCAATGGCGCGGTGCAAAGCAACTACTCCAGCATGGAAGGCTATATCGCCGCCAAAGTGCTGGCGGAGGGGCTACGCCGCAGTGGTGGCAAAGGTGGCGCCGATGGCCTGATGACTGCGCTGGAGAGCATCAACAACATGTCAATGGGTGGGTTCAATGTGAACTTCTCCAAGGCGGATCACGTGGCCTCGACCTTCGTCGAAATGTCCATGCTCACTGGCGACGGCAAGGTCCGGGTTTAA
- a CDS encoding methyl-accepting chemotaxis protein: MSEATLVGDAGFGSFFRYHGWLSPGVRLFRSLSFPAKSAWIAVMFLIPIVLLMVDVWNNTRTQIATTEHELQGVTYVKPLHELIRQAQLRRLSAITQSPDLSANQTAVTQAFGKLLAVDKTLGKDLDTAEGLGKVEKLHQALLANPKGKDERETFEAHNEYIDALIKLGEHVADSSELALDPQLETYYLMVYSVLYGPQQMENVSELSVLGWSAIKAGGKNDFISERANEDFGILRFVDNIVENAYIRSTGGTPQADAQYGMKAVDDAYDAFQEATKKQVIGDKVEGDADAYLKLGNASLEAERKLNEKMLTQLEVRLGERVADLNMSFWTRLDVAALFVAVAFYMLLAFYKVMMGGLREVTGHLEQITKGNLVTAPTPWGKDEAAHLMITLRDMEASLRVIVRNTLDSSGNVNTASEEIAAASQDLSRRTEASAAALEQTAATMTQISETVQRTSDTVAGAAGIVRSNAESAKRGGEVISQVVSTMQGINASSAKIADIISVIDGIAFQTNILALNAAVEAARAGEQGRGFAVVASEVRSLAGRSAEAAKEIKRLISASIEQVERGTQVVGEAGKTIEDILGNAGRIDTLMTEIANATREQSLGVNQVGAAVHDLDQNTQQNAALVEETAAAATALSDQAARLAQEVSFFKLK, encoded by the coding sequence GTGAGCGAAGCAACGTTGGTCGGCGATGCCGGATTTGGTTCTTTCTTTCGATACCACGGATGGCTGTCCCCGGGAGTCCGCCTATTCCGCAGCCTGAGTTTCCCGGCCAAGTCGGCATGGATCGCGGTGATGTTCCTGATTCCCATCGTGCTGCTGATGGTTGATGTTTGGAACAACACCCGCACACAAATAGCCACCACCGAGCACGAATTACAAGGGGTCACTTACGTCAAACCCTTGCACGAACTGATCCGCCAGGCCCAACTCCGACGGCTGAGCGCCATCACCCAATCACCAGACCTTAGCGCCAACCAAACGGCAGTCACCCAGGCCTTCGGCAAGTTGCTGGCCGTCGACAAGACATTGGGCAAAGACCTGGACACTGCAGAAGGTTTGGGCAAAGTCGAGAAACTGCACCAGGCCCTCTTGGCCAACCCGAAAGGCAAAGACGAGCGAGAGACCTTCGAAGCCCACAACGAATACATCGACGCCCTCATCAAGCTGGGGGAACACGTGGCCGACTCTTCTGAGCTGGCTCTGGACCCGCAGCTGGAAACCTACTACCTGATGGTGTACTCGGTGCTTTACGGGCCGCAGCAGATGGAAAACGTTTCCGAGCTGTCGGTGCTGGGCTGGTCCGCCATCAAGGCGGGCGGTAAAAATGACTTCATCTCCGAGCGCGCCAACGAAGACTTCGGCATCCTGCGCTTCGTCGACAACATTGTGGAAAACGCCTACATCCGCAGCACCGGCGGCACGCCCCAGGCCGACGCCCAATATGGCATGAAGGCTGTGGACGACGCATACGACGCGTTTCAAGAAGCCACCAAAAAGCAAGTCATCGGCGACAAGGTGGAGGGTGATGCCGATGCCTACCTCAAGCTGGGCAACGCGTCGCTGGAGGCCGAGCGCAAGCTCAACGAAAAAATGCTGACCCAACTCGAAGTGCGCCTAGGCGAGCGGGTCGCAGATTTGAATATGAGCTTTTGGACTCGACTCGACGTTGCCGCACTTTTCGTGGCCGTGGCCTTCTACATGCTGCTGGCTTTCTACAAGGTGATGATGGGTGGCCTGCGCGAAGTCACCGGCCACTTGGAGCAAATCACCAAAGGCAATCTGGTGACCGCGCCCACCCCGTGGGGAAAGGACGAAGCGGCCCACCTGATGATCACCCTGCGCGACATGGAGGCCAGCCTGCGCGTGATCGTGCGCAACACCTTGGACAGCTCGGGCAACGTCAATACTGCTAGCGAAGAGATTGCCGCTGCCTCGCAAGACCTGTCCCGGCGCACCGAGGCCAGCGCTGCCGCGCTGGAACAAACCGCAGCCACCATGACCCAGATTTCTGAAACCGTGCAGCGCACCTCGGACACGGTGGCAGGGGCTGCCGGCATCGTGCGCTCGAACGCCGAGTCCGCCAAGCGGGGCGGCGAAGTGATCTCGCAGGTGGTGAGCACCATGCAGGGCATCAATGCGTCGTCCGCCAAGATTGCCGACATCATCAGCGTGATTGACGGCATCGCCTTCCAGACCAACATCCTGGCCCTGAACGCCGCGGTAGAAGCCGCCCGCGCCGGCGAGCAAGGCCGCGGCTTTGCGGTGGTGGCTTCTGAAGTGCGCTCGCTGGCTGGCCGCAGCGCCGAGGCGGCCAAAGAGATCAAGCGCCTGATTTCCGCCAGCATCGAGCAAGTGGAACGCGGCACCCAAGTGGTGGGCGAAGCGGGCAAAACGATTGAAGACATCTTGGGCAACGCCGGCCGTATTGACACCCTGATGACCGAAATCGCCAATGCCACCCGGGAGCAGTCGCTGGGGGTGAACCAGGTCGGTGCTGCAGTGCACGATCTGGACCAAAACACCCAGCAAAACGCAGCACTGGTCGAAGAAACCGCGGCGGCTGCGACCGCGCTGTCCGACCAGGCGGCCCGGTTGGCACAAGAGGTGTCCTTCTTCAAGCTGAAGTAA
- a CDS encoding YggS family pyridoxal phosphate-dependent enzyme, whose amino-acid sequence MTMIATNLHAVTDRIAQACARAGRATGSVQLLAVSKTFGPDAVQQAFDAGQRAFGENYIQEAVDKITALAALPIEWHCIGPIQSNKTRLVAEHFQWVHTVDRLKIAQRLSDQRPAHLPPLQVCIQVNVDGGPTKSGVLPAEAAALALAVRALPRLQLRGIMCIPEPAPDFVAARAVFMSAKAIFDAIVQHGVPLDTLSMGMSGDLDAAIAGGSTMVRVGSAIFGARHYPGVA is encoded by the coding sequence ATGACGATGATTGCCACTAATCTCCACGCTGTTACAGACCGTATCGCGCAGGCTTGCGCACGTGCCGGACGGGCCACGGGCAGCGTGCAATTGCTGGCCGTTTCCAAGACCTTCGGGCCTGACGCGGTGCAGCAGGCTTTTGATGCCGGGCAGCGCGCCTTCGGCGAAAACTACATCCAGGAAGCGGTCGACAAGATCACAGCGCTTGCGGCTTTACCGATTGAGTGGCACTGTATCGGCCCCATCCAGAGCAACAAGACCCGCCTGGTGGCGGAACACTTTCAATGGGTGCACACCGTGGACCGGCTCAAAATCGCCCAGCGCCTGAGCGATCAACGCCCCGCCCATTTGCCGCCCCTGCAGGTCTGTATTCAGGTGAATGTGGATGGTGGGCCGACCAAGTCCGGCGTGCTCCCGGCGGAGGCCGCGGCGCTGGCGCTGGCGGTCCGGGCGCTGCCGCGTCTGCAGCTGCGGGGCATCATGTGCATCCCGGAGCCTGCTCCTGATTTTGTAGCTGCGCGCGCAGTATTTATGAGCGCTAAGGCCATATTTGATGCCATCGTGCAGCATGGCGTGCCGCTGGACACGCTTTCCATGGGCATGAGTGGTGATCTCGATGCTGCCATTGCCGGCGGCAGCACCATGGTGCGGGTGGGCAGCGCCATTTTTGGCGCCCGCCACTACCCCGGTGTTGCTTAA
- a CDS encoding L-glutamate gamma-semialdehyde dehydrogenase, which produces MSQSARSTAFTPVPPRLPTPYRAEDHIVSHRLQVLEGALDWAHAARSAEPWVQAVRENPPPFWAMESLLKEYPISSAEGLALMRLAEALLRVPDAETAIALTTDQLGRADFEASGDKVLSRLSSTAIALSKHFLPDAQNEPGMMAKLGARTVVAATLRAVQLLGRQFVLGQTMPEAMKEADVSRKKANVRFSYDMLGEGARTDKDALRYLKSYADAIEFIAARANKTGALAENDGISIKLSALYPRYEDAHRQAVLDELVPRVWTLCEAAAAANINLTIDAEEVDRLELSLEVLEALLVQVAAHCPQWAGLGLAMQAYQTRALELIEHVTALARKYKIKLMCRLVKGAYWDAEVKRAQELGLPHYPVFTHKHHTDVSYLACARALLAVPDAIYPQFAGHNAGTIAAILQMGAKTGAPFELQRLHGMGEGIFREVLKNPLVACRVYAPVGAHKDLLAYLVRRLLENGANSSFVHQLADESVGMGELLISPLRLEPHPSLPLPADLFGKHPGSRANSTGLDLTVAAMRDPLLSALQTAPVPVVPEFDVKNIPGAYAACASSYQKWSKVPVEERAAALRRAADALQTAMPQFCALLVKEAFKTWGDAVSEVREAVDFLRYYADEAQRIMQPIACPQVHGGTHAPSASLANAQAGYQYGVTGETNTLRLTARGVWVCISPWNFPLAIFMGQVAAALATGNTVLAKPAEQTPGVAKAAVDLMVAAGVPADALQLLHGAGETVGAALVAQPGVAGVVFTGSTQVAKIIQRALAAKDGPIVPLIAETGGINAMLVDSSALPEQVVDAVVMSAFRSAGQRCSALRLLVVHSAIADGVIEMLQGAAKELQVGNPADLTTDLGPVIDREAFDNIQRHITRLKNESKVLLAPTDSSQVATKSIANLIAPHAFEVASIAQVKAEIFGPVLQVVRWDGNPEDVIAQINALGYGLTLGIQTRIDSRAQALAAAAHVGNIYINRNMIGAVVGVQPFGGEGLSGTGPKAGGPHYLYRFCAEQTVTVNTTAAGGNAALLAGMH; this is translated from the coding sequence ATGTCCCAGTCCGCCCGTTCCACCGCATTCACCCCAGTCCCGCCCCGTTTGCCCACGCCCTATCGCGCGGAAGATCACATCGTCTCTCACCGTTTGCAGGTGTTGGAAGGCGCGCTCGACTGGGCCCATGCTGCCCGCTCCGCGGAGCCTTGGGTGCAAGCGGTGCGCGAGAACCCGCCGCCCTTCTGGGCGATGGAAAGCCTGCTCAAGGAATACCCCATCTCCAGCGCCGAGGGCTTGGCCCTGATGCGCTTGGCCGAGGCTTTGCTGCGCGTGCCCGATGCCGAAACCGCGATTGCGCTCACCACCGACCAACTGGGCCGTGCTGACTTTGAGGCTAGCGGCGACAAAGTGCTCTCCCGCCTGTCCAGCACCGCCATTGCCCTGTCCAAGCACTTTTTGCCGGATGCCCAGAATGAGCCCGGCATGATGGCCAAGCTCGGCGCCCGCACCGTGGTGGCAGCCACCCTGCGCGCAGTGCAGCTGCTGGGCCGCCAGTTTGTGCTCGGCCAAACCATGCCGGAGGCGATGAAAGAGGCCGATGTGTCTCGCAAAAAGGCCAATGTCCGCTTCAGCTACGACATGCTGGGCGAAGGCGCCCGCACCGACAAGGATGCGCTACGCTACCTCAAGAGTTATGCAGATGCTATTGAATTCATAGCTGCTCGCGCTAACAAGACGGGCGCCCTGGCCGAAAACGATGGTATTTCCATCAAGCTTAGCGCCCTGTACCCGCGTTATGAAGACGCGCACCGCCAAGCAGTCTTGGACGAGCTGGTGCCCCGCGTCTGGACGCTGTGCGAAGCCGCCGCCGCCGCCAATATCAACCTCACCATCGACGCCGAAGAGGTGGACCGCCTGGAGCTGTCGCTCGAAGTGCTGGAAGCCCTGTTGGTGCAAGTGGCCGCGCACTGCCCGCAGTGGGCCGGACTGGGGCTGGCCATGCAGGCCTACCAGACCCGTGCGCTGGAGCTGATCGAGCACGTCACCGCGCTGGCCCGCAAATACAAAATCAAGCTGATGTGCCGCCTTGTCAAAGGCGCGTACTGGGATGCCGAGGTCAAGCGCGCCCAGGAGCTGGGCCTGCCGCACTACCCCGTGTTCACCCACAAGCACCACACCGATGTGTCCTACCTGGCCTGTGCCCGTGCGTTGCTCGCGGTGCCGGACGCCATTTACCCCCAGTTCGCCGGCCACAACGCCGGCACCATCGCCGCCATCCTTCAAATGGGCGCAAAAACAGGTGCGCCCTTTGAGCTGCAGCGCCTGCACGGCATGGGCGAGGGCATTTTTCGCGAGGTGCTCAAAAACCCGCTGGTCGCCTGCCGCGTCTACGCCCCGGTGGGCGCGCACAAAGATCTGCTGGCTTACCTGGTGCGCCGTTTGCTCGAGAACGGCGCCAATTCCAGCTTTGTGCACCAGCTCGCCGACGAATCGGTGGGTATGGGCGAGCTGCTGATTTCACCTTTGCGCCTGGAGCCGCACCCCAGTCTGCCCCTGCCGGCCGACCTGTTCGGCAAGCACCCCGGCAGCCGCGCCAACAGCACCGGCCTGGACCTGACCGTGGCAGCCATGCGCGACCCGCTGCTGTCCGCGTTGCAGACCGCGCCCGTGCCGGTGGTGCCGGAGTTTGATGTCAAAAACATCCCTGGCGCTTATGCAGCATGCGCAAGCAGCTATCAAAAGTGGAGCAAAGTGCCGGTGGAAGAGCGCGCAGCAGCGTTGCGCCGTGCGGCCGATGCACTGCAAACCGCTATGCCGCAGTTCTGCGCGCTCTTGGTGAAAGAAGCCTTCAAAACCTGGGGCGACGCGGTCAGCGAAGTGCGCGAGGCGGTGGACTTCTTGCGCTACTACGCCGACGAGGCGCAGCGCATCATGCAGCCCATTGCTTGTCCCCAGGTGCATGGCGGAACCCATGCGCCCTCCGCATCCTTGGCCAATGCCCAAGCGGGCTACCAATACGGCGTGACCGGCGAGACCAACACCTTGCGCCTGACTGCGCGCGGCGTGTGGGTGTGCATCAGCCCGTGGAACTTTCCGCTGGCCATCTTCATGGGTCAGGTCGCTGCCGCACTGGCGACTGGCAACACCGTGCTGGCCAAGCCGGCTGAGCAAACGCCCGGAGTGGCAAAAGCCGCCGTGGATTTGATGGTCGCAGCCGGCGTGCCGGCGGATGCGCTGCAGCTCTTGCACGGCGCCGGCGAAACCGTTGGCGCCGCACTTGTCGCCCAGCCCGGCGTGGCCGGTGTGGTGTTCACCGGTTCCACCCAGGTGGCCAAAATCATCCAGCGCGCGCTGGCTGCCAAAGACGGCCCCATCGTGCCGCTGATTGCCGAAACCGGTGGAATCAACGCCATGCTGGTCGACAGCAGCGCGCTGCCCGAACAGGTGGTGGATGCGGTGGTGATGAGCGCCTTCCGCTCCGCCGGCCAGCGCTGCTCCGCGCTGCGCCTGCTGGTGGTGCACAGCGCGATTGCCGATGGCGTGATCGAGATGCTGCAAGGTGCAGCCAAGGAGCTGCAGGTGGGTAACCCGGCCGACCTGACCACCGACCTAGGCCCGGTGATTGACCGCGAAGCGTTTGACAACATTCAGCGCCATATCACTCGCCTGAAAAATGAATCAAAAGTGCTTCTAGCGCCCACAGATTCCTCGCAAGTCGCTACTAAATCAATAGCAAACCTGATTGCGCCCCATGCGTTTGAGGTAGCGAGCATTGCCCAGGTAAAGGCCGAAATTTTCGGCCCGGTGCTGCAAGTGGTGCGCTGGGACGGTAACCCGGAAGACGTGATCGCCCAGATCAACGCGCTGGGTTACGGCCTGACGCTGGGCATCCAGACCCGCATCGACAGCCGTGCGCAGGCACTGGCTGCTGCCGCACACGTGGGCAACATCTATATCAACCGCAACATGATCGGCGCGGTAGTGGGCGTGCAGCCATTTGGCGGTGAAGGGTTGAGTGGCACCGGCCCCAAAGCCGGTGGCCCACACTACTTGTATCGCTTCTGCGCCGAGCAAACCGTGACGGTGAACACCACCGCCGCGGGAGGCAATGCCGCTTTGTTGGCAGGCATGCACTGA
- a CDS encoding Lrp/AsnC ligand binding domain-containing protein translates to MNEHIELDRIDLRILSCLQADGRIANLKLAETVGLSPTAVLARVQKLSKEGYILGYEARLNPLKLGAGMMVFVEVLLDRTTPNVFEAFKAAVQVHGEIMECHMVAGGFDYLLKTRMADMAAYRHFAGTVLWQLPGVRETRTYAVMEEVKNTNQLKL, encoded by the coding sequence GTGAACGAACACATCGAACTCGACCGCATAGACCTGCGCATCCTGAGCTGCCTGCAAGCCGACGGGCGCATTGCGAACCTGAAGCTGGCAGAGACGGTGGGGCTCTCCCCCACCGCCGTGCTGGCCCGGGTCCAAAAACTCAGCAAAGAGGGTTACATCCTCGGCTACGAGGCACGCCTGAACCCGCTCAAACTTGGGGCCGGCATGATGGTGTTTGTGGAGGTGCTGCTCGACCGCACCACGCCCAATGTGTTCGAGGCCTTCAAGGCCGCGGTGCAAGTGCATGGCGAGATCATGGAGTGCCACATGGTGGCCGGCGGGTTTGACTACCTGCTCAAGACCCGCATGGCCGATATGGCCGCCTACCGCCACTTTGCAGGCACGGTCCTGTGGCAATTGCCCGGCGTGCGCGAGACCCGGACCTACGCGGTCATGGAAGAGGTCAAAAACACAAATCAGCTCAAGCTGTAA
- a CDS encoding OmpA family protein yields MLFIKESWRRGAFAVAVVLGLTALPVVASAEQGADHPEVARFPGARINNYDYKEYEEFQLILAKPQRAPGGAFTAAKLMPLEGKVTYIHYEMPKSVSPLQVFRNYQSSLRRSGFSDLFTCDRPCTTENLSNFQGLMKARQLYLNYSTDNQYLAAQRNNTYVSLWVNDGGAFLFVVEKEKLDDGLMAVTGESPIAKALGAEGKVDLYGFQFDTGKAVLRDGSKPTLQELGKVLQDNPGLNVEVVGHTDDVGGADGNQRLSEARAAAVAEALSRSYGIAAPRLKTRGMGQTVPLAANTTEAGRAQNRRVEIIAQLPATPVAAPATRPAPAAPAQTANTTAPQPAPAPAQEAPKTRNLMDDANKAMEAAGKLKSLFGL; encoded by the coding sequence GTGCTTTTCATTAAAGAGTCATGGCGCCGTGGCGCTTTTGCAGTGGCGGTGGTCCTAGGGCTGACAGCCCTGCCGGTTGTGGCGAGTGCGGAGCAAGGGGCCGACCACCCCGAAGTTGCCCGCTTTCCCGGCGCCCGCATCAACAACTACGACTACAAGGAATACGAGGAATTCCAGCTCATCCTCGCCAAACCCCAGCGCGCCCCGGGCGGAGCGTTTACTGCGGCCAAGTTGATGCCTTTGGAAGGCAAAGTTACCTATATCCACTATGAAATGCCCAAGTCGGTCTCGCCGCTGCAGGTGTTTCGCAACTACCAGTCGTCCCTGCGCCGTAGCGGCTTTAGCGATCTGTTCACCTGTGATCGCCCCTGCACTACGGAGAACCTCAGCAATTTCCAAGGCTTGATGAAGGCGCGTCAGCTCTATCTGAACTACAGCACCGACAACCAGTACCTGGCAGCCCAGCGCAACAACACCTATGTGTCGCTCTGGGTGAACGATGGCGGGGCATTCTTGTTTGTAGTGGAGAAGGAAAAGCTGGACGACGGCCTGATGGCCGTGACCGGCGAGAGCCCGATTGCCAAAGCGCTGGGCGCAGAAGGCAAGGTGGATTTGTATGGCTTTCAGTTCGACACCGGCAAAGCGGTGCTGCGCGATGGTTCCAAACCCACCTTGCAAGAGCTGGGCAAGGTGCTGCAAGACAACCCGGGCCTGAATGTGGAGGTAGTGGGCCACACCGACGATGTGGGCGGTGCGGACGGCAACCAGCGCCTGTCAGAGGCGCGCGCTGCGGCGGTGGCAGAGGCGCTTAGCCGCAGTTACGGCATTGCCGCGCCGCGCCTCAAAACCCGTGGCATGGGCCAAACAGTGCCGCTGGCCGCCAATACCACTGAGGCCGGCCGCGCTCAGAACCGCCGGGTCGAGATCATTGCGCAGTTGCCTGCAACCCCCGTGGCGGCCCCTGCCACCCGCCCGGCGCCTGCCGCGCCAGCGCAAACTGCCAACACGACTGCCCCGCAACCAGCACCGGCCCCCGCGCAGGAAGCGCCTAAAACCCGCAATCTGATGGACGACGCCAATAAGGCGATGGAAGCGGCCGGCAAGCTCAAGAGCCTGTTCGGACTCTGA
- a CDS encoding type IV pilus twitching motility protein PilT, which produces MDITQLLAFSVKNKASDLHLSAGLPPMIRVHGDVRRINVEPLDHKQVHAMVYDIMNDTQRKMYEEFLEIDFSFEIDGLARFRVNAFNHNRGAGAVFRTIPSKILSLEQLNAPRIFADLALKPRGLVLVTGPTGSGKSTTLAAMVNFLNETEFGHILTVEDPIEFVHESKKCLVNQREVGPHTLSFAAALKSALREDPDAILVGEMRDLETIRLAMTAAETGHLVFGTLHTSSAAKTIDRIIDVFPAEEKEMVRAMLSESLQAVISQTLCKTKDGQGRVAAHEIMLGTSAIRNLIREAKVAQMYSAIQTGNSVGMQTLDQNLTELVKRNVISAAEARSKAKIPENFPG; this is translated from the coding sequence GTGGACATTACCCAGCTGCTCGCATTTAGCGTCAAAAACAAAGCGTCGGACTTGCACCTCTCGGCAGGCCTGCCGCCGATGATCCGGGTGCACGGCGATGTGCGCCGGATTAACGTCGAACCCCTGGACCACAAGCAGGTCCACGCCATGGTGTACGACATCATGAACGACACCCAGCGCAAGATGTACGAGGAGTTTCTGGAGATCGACTTCTCGTTTGAGATCGATGGTCTGGCCCGCTTCCGCGTCAACGCCTTCAACCACAACCGCGGTGCAGGCGCCGTGTTCCGGACAATTCCGAGCAAGATACTGTCGCTGGAGCAGCTCAACGCCCCCCGCATCTTTGCCGACCTGGCCCTGAAGCCCCGCGGCTTGGTGCTGGTGACCGGCCCCACCGGCTCCGGCAAATCCACCACATTGGCAGCGATGGTGAACTTCTTGAACGAAACCGAGTTCGGCCACATCCTGACGGTGGAAGACCCGATCGAATTCGTGCACGAATCCAAAAAGTGCCTGGTCAACCAGCGCGAAGTCGGCCCTCACACCTTGAGCTTTGCGGCCGCCCTGAAGTCTGCGCTGCGGGAGGACCCGGACGCGATTCTGGTGGGCGAAATGCGCGACCTGGAAACCATCCGCCTGGCCATGACCGCCGCAGAAACCGGACACTTGGTGTTCGGCACCTTGCACACCTCGAGCGCTGCCAAAACCATTGACCGGATCATTGACGTGTTCCCGGCCGAAGAAAAAGAAATGGTGCGCGCCATGTTGTCCGAGTCGCTGCAGGCGGTGATTTCGCAAACGCTGTGCAAAACCAAAGACGGCCAGGGCCGCGTCGCCGCCCACGAAATCATGCTGGGCACCAGCGCGATCCGCAACCTGATCCGCGAGGCCAAGGTGGCTCAGATGTATTCCGCCATCCAGACCGGCAACAGCGTGGGTATGCAGACCCTGGACCAGAACCTCACCGAGCTAGTTAAGCGCAATGTCATCAGCGCTGCCGAAGCACGCAGCAAAGCCAAGATTCCTGAGAACTTCCCAGGCTAG